A stretch of the Malus sylvestris chromosome 10, drMalSylv7.2, whole genome shotgun sequence genome encodes the following:
- the LOC126587186 gene encoding uncharacterized protein LOC126587186, which yields MARAAPATARELLAASFSGMVFGFLEDGHEFPESYGSSSVGSQENDAFLLDEGEEAGDQEEKDKRFWEKQHQLLQATLCRTSSLETRIRSLTREAVKEIQRSGTECGCGKPMASGCRSCLMREVSGRLSNAGYNSAMCKSKWRSSPDIPSGEHSFLDVVNNSSLKKGEVRVIVELNFRDEFEMARASDEYNDLVQKLPEVFVGKVERLQSLIKILCSAAKKCMKEKKMHMGPWRKQKYMQAKWLGPCKRTTSTPLLAVGDSARLGPKPKESMLTVDLLEMMHNRHCMTAVQVV from the exons ATGGCAAGAGCAGCTCCGGCCACTGCTCGAGAGTTATTAGCGGCGAGTTTTTCCGGCATGGTTTTCGGGTTCCTCGAAGACGGCCACGAGTTTCCGGAAAGTTACGGCAGCAGCAGCGTCGGAAGCCAAGAAAATGACGCCTTTTTGTTAGATGAAGGAGAGGAAGCCGGAGATCAGGAGGAGAAGGACAAGAGGTTTTGGGAAAAACAGCACCAACTTTTACAA GCTACCTTATGCAGGACTAGCTCTCTAGAGACGAGGATTAGAAGTTTGACAAGGGAGGCAGTGAAGGAGATACAGCGGTCAGGGACGGAGTGTGGTTGTGGGAAACCGATGGCGAGCGGTTGCCGGAGCTGCCTCATGAGAGAAGTTTCCGGCAGACTTAGCAATGCTGGTTACAACAGTGCCATGTGCAAGTCTAAGTGGAGGAGTTCACCGGACATTCCTTCAG GAGAGCACTCATTTTTGGATGTGGTGAACAATTCAAGTCTAAAGAAGGGGGAGGTGAGGGTGATCGTAGAGCTGAACTTCAGAGACGAATTCGAGATGGCTCGAGCGAGCGACGAATACAACGATCTGGTTCAAAAACTCCCTGAAGTGTTTGTCGGCAAAGTTGAGAGACTGCAAAGCCTGATTAAAATTTTATGTTCCGCCGCCAAGAAATGcatgaaggaaaagaaaatgcaCATGGGGCCATGGAGGAAGCAGAAGTACATGCAAGCAAAGTGGCTCGGCCCCTGCAAAAGAACAACATCGACGCCACTTCTGGCCGTGGGAGACTCCGCCAGGCTGGGACCGAAGCCTAAGGAGTCGATGCTGACCGTAGATTTGCTAGAGATGATGCATAACAGGCATTGCATGACAGCAGTTCAAGTTGTGTGA
- the LOC126587185 gene encoding L-type lectin-domain containing receptor kinase VII.1-like, with protein MNKTNSNHKPLLLLILLPSILSFQPAFAVDFVFNGFNSSDMLLLYSNATVESRTLTLTNNTNFSIGRALYKSKIPTKDPNSLYVHPFSTSFIFSIAPYKNTLPGHGLVFIFVPETGIKGTSSSQHLGLFNLTNDGKSDNHVFGVEFDVFKNEEFGDINDNHVGVDVNSLKSVEAHEAGFWPENSDGSDEKSFKKLKLNSGENYQVWIDFKDLLINITMVRAGAKRPKTPLLSFGYNLSGVFKDEMFVGFTSSTGQLVESHKILAWSFSNSNFSLSESLITSGLPSFVLPKRSIFESKGFIAGITVGGLFMIGLIALFALFLVKRHRRLAREREEMEDWELEYWPHRITYQEIEAATKGFDEENVIGVGGNGKVYKGVLAGGGEVAVKRISHENDGMREFLAEISSIGRLKHRNLVGLRGWCKREKGSFMLVYDYMENGSLDKRVFDCDESKMLNFEDRIRVLKDVASGLLYLHEGWESKVLHRDIKASNVLLDKEMNGRLGDFGLARMHGHGEVPGTTKVVGTVGYLAPEVIRMGRASEKTDVFGFGILILEVLCGRRPLESGMPPLVEWVWKLMVQGNLLQAFDERLRARGEFDEEEVEKLLHLGLLCAYPDPNARLSMRQVVEVLEGKNNDQQDESETEDMDAYLLRTLQSNEMWSDFSQTFGYGSHSHPTFEDIKQSISTSMSLSWSNTSIVQGR; from the coding sequence ATGAACAAGACAAACTCAAATCACAAACCTCTCCTCCTCCTGATTCTACTACCTTCGATCCTATCCTTCCAACCAGCTTTCGCCGTCGACTTTGTCTTCAATGGCTTCAACTCCTCCGATATGTTGCTCCTCTACAGCAACGCCACCGTCGAATCTCGAACCCTAACGCTCACAAACAACACCAACTTCTCCATCGGCCGAGCGCTCTACAAGTCCAAGATCCCCACCAAAGATCCAAACTCATTGTACGTACACCCTTTCTCAACTTCTTTCATTTTCTCCATTGCCCCATACAAGAACACGCTTCCCGGCCACGGCTTGGTCTTCATTTTTGTGCCGGAAACCGGCATCAAGGGGACGAGCTCCAGCCAGCATCTAGGACTCTTCAACCTCACCAACGACGGTAAGTCCGACAACCATGTTTTCGGTGTCGAATTTGATGTGTTTAAGAATGAGGAATTTGGAGATATTAATGACAACCATGTCGGCGTTGATGTGAATTCACTTAAATCTGTCGAGGCACACGAGGCAGgtttttggccggaaaatagtGATGGAAGTGATGAAAAAAGTTTCAAGAAATTGAAGCTTAATAGTGGGGAAAATTACCAGGTTTGGATTGATTTCAAGGATCTGCTTATCAACATTACAATGGTTCGGGCCGGCGCGAAAAGGCCGAAAACCCCGTTGTTGAGTTTTGGCTACAATTTGTCTGGTGTTTTTAAGGATGAAATGTTTGTTGGGTTCACAAGTTCAACAGGGCAGTTAGTTGAGAGCCACAAGATTTTGGCATGGAGTTTTAGCAATTCCAACTTTTCGTTGAGTGAGAGCCTGATCACTTCTGGTTTGCCTTCTTTTGTGCTTCCAAAGAGGTCGATTTTCGAGTCGAAGGGTTTCATTGCAGGGATCACAGTGGGTGGACTTTTTATGATTGGTCTGATTGCTCTGTTTGCTCTGTTTTTGGTCAAGAGGCATAGGAGGCTggcaagggagagagaggaaatgGAAGATTGGGAATTGGAGTACTGGCCACATAGAATTACCTATCAGGAAATTGAGGCCGCGACGAAGGGTTTCGATGAAGAGAATGTGATCGGAGTTGGAGGCAATGGGAAGGTTTACAAGGGTGTTTTAGCAGGAGGGGGGGAGGTCGCGGTGAAGCGCATTTCGCATGAAAATGATGGGATGAGGGAGTTCTTGGCTGAGATTTCAAGCATTGGGAGGTTGAAGCACAGAAATTTGGTAGGGTTGAGAGGTTGgtgcaagagagagaaaggtagCTTCATGTTGGTGTATGATTACATGGAAAATGGGAGTTTGGACAAAAGGGTTTTTGATTGTGATGAGAGTAAGATGTTGAATTTTGAAGacagaattagggttttgaaagaTGTGGCTTCAGGGCTGTTGTACTTACATGAGGGTTGGGAGTCCAAAGTCCTACATAGGGACATTAAGGCAAGTAATGTGTTACTTGATAAGGAAATGAATGGAAGGCTTGGGGATTTTGGGTTGGCAAGGATGCATGGACACGGTGAAGTGCCTGGCACAACTAAGGTTGTCGGAACCGTAGGTTACTTGGCCCCGGAAGTGATTCGGATGGGGCGAGCATCAGAGAAAACTGATGTGTTTGGGTTCGGGATCTTGATTTTGGAAGTGCTGTGTGGGAGGAGGCCTCTAGAGAGTGGGATGCCACCTTTGGTGGAATGGGTGTGGAAACTTATGGTGCAAGGAAACTTGTTACAAGCCTTTGATGAGAGGCTAAGGGCTAGGGGAGAGTTTGATGAGGAGGAAGTGGAAAAGCTTTTGCATTTGGGATTGTTGTGTGCATATCCTGACCCAAATGCTAGACTGTCGATGCGACAAGTGGTTGAAGTGTTGGAGGGGAAGAACAACGATCAGCAGGATGAGTCGGAGACTGAGGACATGGATGCATATTTGCTCCGAACGTTGCAATCCAATGAGATGTGGTCGGATTTTTCACAAACGTTTGGGTATGGATCACATTCACACCCAACTTTTGAAGATATAAAGCAATCCATATCCACTTCAATGTCTCTTTCTTGGTCCAATACTAGCATAGTGCAAGGTAGGTGA